Proteins co-encoded in one Christiangramia fulva genomic window:
- a CDS encoding glycoside hydrolase family 16 protein encodes MGAKSHPSGMIKRLSLFLLFSLFFIGMYSQDYQLFWHDEFNYHGKPDKEKWNFEKGFIRNLEEQYYTSRRKNARVKDGRLFLTALKEKYRNRNFEAGASNWKYYTHFANYTSASINTKNKFEIKYGRIEVRAKLPAGKGVWPAIWMLGADFDEKGWPNTGEIDIMEHVGKAPDEIHATVHFPYNNSMGYDSKGTMKKINNPAEDFHVYSIDWDENKIDFLIDNEIYHSFRIADAGEENNPFRKPFYLIINLALGGNWAGEVDPEIFPQQFVIDYVRVFTKK; translated from the coding sequence AAAGGCTTTCTCTTTTTCTCCTATTTTCACTATTTTTTATCGGAATGTATTCACAGGACTATCAACTTTTCTGGCATGATGAATTTAATTATCATGGAAAACCGGATAAGGAGAAATGGAATTTTGAAAAAGGTTTTATCAGGAACCTGGAAGAACAATACTATACTTCCCGGAGAAAAAATGCGCGGGTAAAAGATGGAAGATTGTTTTTAACCGCCCTGAAAGAAAAGTACCGAAACCGGAATTTTGAAGCCGGTGCTTCTAACTGGAAATATTATACTCATTTTGCCAATTATACTTCGGCAAGTATCAATACCAAAAACAAATTCGAAATTAAGTATGGTCGTATTGAGGTGCGTGCTAAACTACCCGCAGGAAAAGGTGTCTGGCCTGCAATATGGATGTTGGGAGCCGATTTTGATGAAAAAGGCTGGCCTAACACGGGAGAAATAGACATCATGGAACATGTGGGAAAAGCTCCTGATGAAATTCATGCAACTGTTCATTTTCCATATAACAATTCAATGGGTTATGATTCCAAGGGCACGATGAAAAAGATCAACAACCCGGCCGAAGATTTCCATGTGTATTCTATCGACTGGGATGAAAATAAAATTGATTTTTTAATTGATAATGAAATTTATCACAGTTTTCGAATTGCAGATGCCGGAGAAGAAAACAATCCGTTTAGGAAACCATTTTATTTAATAATTAACCTTGCTCTTGGTGGCAATTGGGCAGGAGAAGTAGATCCGGAAATATTCCCGCAGCAATTTGTGATCGATTACGTAAGAGTTTTTACCAAAAAATAA
- a CDS encoding DNA polymerase III subunit gamma/tau, which yields MEHFVVSARKYRPQTFKDVVGQQAITNTLENAIKNNHLAQALLFTGPRGVGKTTCARILAKLINQRETQNPDEDFAFNIFELDAASNNGVDQIRELIDQVRIPPQVGKYKVYIIDEVHMLSASAFNAFLKTLEEPPKHAIFILATTEKHKIIPTILSRCQIFDFKRISVTDAKNYLAEIAEREGVNAEDDALHIIAQKADGAMRDALSIYDRVVSFSGNDLSRKAVTENLNVLDYDTYMQVTDLILENKIPQLLLKFNEVLSNGFDGHHFIAGLASHFRDLLVCKDEKTIDLLEVGDQTKAKYFEQSRKTSYQFLLQGIDLANECDLKYKNSHNQRLLVELCLMQLASISFDGEKKKSKPGIIPASHFETEAVSLSSEEKEMVREHEHDSSSHTNTRLPEDKKAQESCAKDEEEQYYSKESPAHEEPSETQKTPDPTEKTPLPEIKRERVSGLSLKSIHKKKEIAERQKAAMPAEKVMDEAFTEEDMIHHWKQYTEKLKKKGEKILASILESQTPVLNGKEIQLVFPNETMKLDLQKEEPRMMGYLKKKLKNTHISLQIKVDEATSRKYAFTPQEKYEKLKESNPLIDKLRATFDLDV from the coding sequence ATGGAGCATTTTGTAGTATCAGCGCGGAAATACCGACCGCAAACCTTTAAAGACGTGGTAGGCCAGCAGGCCATTACCAACACTTTGGAGAATGCCATCAAAAATAATCACCTGGCCCAGGCTTTATTGTTCACCGGCCCGCGTGGCGTGGGAAAAACTACCTGTGCGAGGATCCTGGCCAAACTGATCAATCAAAGGGAAACACAGAATCCCGATGAAGATTTCGCTTTTAATATTTTTGAGTTAGATGCCGCTTCGAATAATGGTGTTGATCAAATCAGGGAATTGATAGACCAGGTGCGTATCCCTCCGCAGGTGGGAAAATACAAGGTCTATATTATAGATGAGGTGCACATGCTTTCTGCATCGGCTTTCAATGCTTTTCTGAAAACACTGGAAGAACCGCCAAAACATGCAATTTTCATACTTGCGACTACCGAAAAGCATAAGATCATCCCAACAATACTTTCACGTTGCCAGATCTTTGATTTTAAAAGGATAAGCGTTACCGACGCCAAGAATTACCTGGCCGAAATTGCTGAACGCGAAGGTGTTAATGCCGAAGATGACGCGCTTCACATCATCGCTCAAAAAGCAGATGGCGCCATGCGCGATGCGCTGTCAATCTATGACCGCGTGGTAAGCTTTAGCGGAAATGACCTAAGCCGTAAGGCCGTAACCGAAAACCTGAACGTACTCGACTACGATACTTATATGCAGGTGACCGACCTTATTCTTGAAAATAAGATCCCTCAGCTACTGTTGAAATTCAATGAAGTACTTTCAAATGGTTTTGATGGTCATCATTTTATTGCCGGCCTTGCCTCCCATTTCCGTGATTTACTGGTTTGTAAAGACGAAAAAACAATAGATCTTCTTGAGGTTGGCGATCAGACTAAAGCCAAATATTTCGAACAATCCCGAAAGACTTCCTATCAGTTTTTGCTGCAGGGGATAGATCTTGCCAACGAATGCGATCTAAAATACAAAAACAGCCACAATCAACGGCTGCTTGTGGAGCTTTGCCTAATGCAACTCGCCTCGATAAGCTTCGATGGCGAAAAAAAAAAGTCTAAACCGGGAATAATCCCCGCTTCTCATTTCGAAACCGAAGCCGTTAGCCTTTCTTCCGAAGAAAAAGAAATGGTACGGGAACATGAGCATGACAGCTCATCGCATACGAATACCAGGCTTCCGGAAGATAAAAAAGCGCAGGAAAGCTGCGCGAAAGATGAGGAAGAACAGTATTATTCAAAAGAAAGCCCTGCTCACGAAGAGCCTTCAGAAACACAAAAAACTCCTGATCCAACTGAAAAAACACCTCTTCCGGAGATAAAAAGGGAAAGAGTTTCCGGACTTTCCCTGAAAAGCATTCATAAAAAAAAGGAGATAGCCGAGCGGCAAAAAGCAGCCATGCCAGCAGAAAAAGTGATGGATGAAGCTTTCACCGAGGAAGATATGATACATCACTGGAAGCAATACACGGAAAAGCTGAAGAAAAAAGGCGAAAAAATACTTGCTTCAATTTTAGAATCCCAAACACCGGTGCTAAATGGAAAAGAAATTCAGCTCGTTTTTCCAAATGAAACCATGAAGCTGGACCTTCAGAAGGAAGAACCACGGATGATGGGATATTTAAAGAAAAAATTAAAGAATACCCATATTTCCCTTCAAATAAAGGTAGATGAGGCTACTTCAAGAAAATATGCCTTTACACCTCAGGAAAAATATGAAAAACTAAAAGAAAGCAATCCTTTAATCGATAAATTAAGGGCAACTTTTGATTTAGATGTTTGA
- a CDS encoding Ppx/GppA phosphatase family protein, with product MINQKIFAAIDIGSNAVRLLISTITEKKGAETNFRKTSLVRVPIRLGADVFLKKKVSEKNTQRMIDTMQAFGLLMKSHGVEKYKACATSAMREAENGEQIAKLIKEKTDIQIEIIDGTHEAAIIAATDLHALIQNDSNYLYVDVGGGSTEYTLYSNGETVASRSFKVGTVRMMEDLVEHKTWEEMQNWVKETTKDYENIDLIGSGGNINNIFKTSGKNEGKPLSLKYLKDYDEKLNSYTYEERITELDLKNDRADVIIPASKIYLNSMKWAKANRIFVPKIGLADGIIKSLYNTSKRRKDKV from the coding sequence ATGATAAATCAAAAGATTTTTGCTGCAATCGATATAGGTTCCAATGCTGTGCGTTTATTGATCTCTACGATCACTGAAAAAAAAGGTGCGGAAACCAATTTTCGCAAAACCTCTCTCGTTCGCGTTCCCATTCGCCTTGGAGCAGATGTTTTTCTGAAAAAGAAGGTTTCTGAAAAAAATACACAGCGTATGATCGATACCATGCAGGCTTTTGGTCTGTTAATGAAGTCACACGGAGTAGAAAAATATAAAGCTTGCGCTACCTCGGCAATGAGAGAGGCCGAAAACGGAGAGCAGATCGCAAAACTCATCAAGGAAAAAACCGATATTCAAATTGAGATCATTGATGGCACGCATGAAGCCGCGATTATTGCAGCTACAGATCTGCATGCACTCATTCAAAATGACAGTAATTACCTGTATGTTGATGTGGGTGGTGGAAGTACCGAGTACACTTTGTACAGTAACGGTGAAACTGTTGCCTCGCGTTCTTTTAAAGTAGGTACGGTTCGAATGATGGAAGACCTAGTGGAACATAAGACCTGGGAAGAAATGCAGAACTGGGTAAAAGAAACAACCAAAGATTACGAGAATATAGATTTGATAGGTTCGGGTGGTAATATTAACAACATTTTTAAGACGAGCGGTAAAAATGAAGGAAAACCCTTAAGTCTAAAATACCTGAAAGATTATGATGAAAAGCTCAATTCTTATACCTACGAGGAAAGGATCACCGAGCTGGACCTGAAAAATGACCGGGCCGATGTGATCATTCCCGCATCTAAAATCTATCTCAATTCCATGAAATGGGCAAAGGCCAATAGAATTTTCGTGCCCAAGATTGGACTTGCAGATGGAATTATAAAATCACTTTACAATACTTCCAAACGACGCAAAGACAAGGTTTAG
- the ppk1 gene encoding polyphosphate kinase 1, translating to MLEKRYTNRELSWLSFNARVLQEAADESVPLIERLRFLGIFSNNLDEFFKVRYATVKRIDLAGKTGKSALGGIKASKLLEEITKIVIAQQAESLKILDDIQTRLIDHGINIIKEDQVTPNQQDFIKNFFLSKVSPALVTIVLNDLSEIPSLKDSAAYLAVKMVMKDQTKPQQGISKVLKKPVKEKKYVLIEIPRSIERFVVLPEENGQQYIILLDDLIRYNLKSIFNIFQYESLTAHMIKITRDAELDLDSDLSKSFIEKISDSVKDRIKGDPVRFVYDKNIEEDTLTYLMNRMGIDSTDSIIPGGRYHNRRDYMEFPSLGRDDLQYEVREPLPIPGLILQSSVLAGIAEKDYLLYTPYQSFAYVVKFLREAALDPKVKTIKITIYRLAKISHIASSLINAVKNGKKVTVQIELRARFDEVANIRYAEQMQEEGVKLIFGVPGLKVHCKTCVIEREEEGKLKRYGFISTGNFNESTSRVYTDYTLFTADAAILKELNKLFDFFETNYKVNKYKHLIVSPHYTRHAIYNLIQKEIDNSRNGKACGIRLKLNSLSDYGIIDKLYMASKAGVPIKLLVRGICCLIPGIEGLSENIEAISIVDKFLEHPRVFIFENAGDQKVYISSADFMTRNLDQRVEVSCPIYDEDIKKELIETFEISWNDNVKARYHRPGMENPYRNTEGTKIRSQVALYDYYLNKIDVNS from the coding sequence ATGCTGGAAAAACGATATACAAACAGAGAACTAAGCTGGCTGTCATTTAATGCGCGGGTTTTACAGGAAGCGGCAGATGAAAGCGTTCCACTTATAGAAAGGTTGAGATTCCTTGGAATATTTTCTAATAATTTAGATGAATTTTTTAAAGTGCGCTACGCGACGGTTAAGCGTATCGACCTGGCGGGAAAGACCGGAAAAAGCGCCTTAGGCGGAATTAAGGCCAGTAAACTTCTCGAAGAAATTACCAAAATAGTTATCGCCCAGCAGGCTGAAAGTCTAAAGATCCTGGATGATATTCAAACCCGGCTCATTGACCACGGGATCAATATTATAAAAGAAGATCAGGTAACCCCCAATCAGCAGGATTTTATAAAGAATTTTTTCCTTAGCAAGGTTAGCCCGGCTTTGGTAACCATTGTTCTTAATGATCTTTCTGAAATCCCTTCTTTAAAAGACAGTGCTGCCTACCTTGCTGTAAAGATGGTAATGAAAGACCAAACCAAGCCACAGCAGGGAATTTCAAAAGTCCTTAAAAAACCGGTTAAGGAAAAGAAATATGTTTTGATCGAAATTCCCCGAAGCATCGAACGCTTTGTGGTGCTGCCTGAAGAAAACGGTCAGCAGTATATAATTCTTTTAGATGACCTTATTAGGTATAACCTGAAATCTATTTTCAATATTTTTCAATATGAAAGCCTTACGGCTCATATGATCAAGATCACACGGGATGCCGAACTTGACCTTGACAGCGACCTTAGTAAAAGCTTTATCGAAAAAATTTCTGATAGCGTTAAAGATCGTATTAAAGGTGATCCGGTACGTTTTGTCTATGATAAGAATATTGAGGAAGACACGCTTACCTATTTAATGAACAGAATGGGGATCGATTCAACTGATAGTATCATTCCCGGTGGCCGCTACCATAACCGGCGCGATTATATGGAATTCCCCAGCCTCGGTAGAGATGATCTTCAATATGAGGTAAGGGAACCGCTTCCTATTCCGGGACTCATTCTGCAATCAAGCGTCCTGGCAGGAATTGCCGAAAAAGATTATTTGCTATACACTCCATATCAGAGTTTCGCGTATGTGGTGAAATTTTTAAGGGAAGCGGCACTTGATCCAAAGGTGAAAACAATAAAAATTACCATTTACAGGCTGGCCAAAATCTCCCATATCGCCAGTTCACTTATTAATGCGGTAAAAAATGGTAAAAAGGTTACTGTACAAATAGAACTCCGTGCGCGATTTGATGAAGTGGCCAATATTAGATATGCTGAGCAGATGCAGGAAGAAGGGGTGAAGTTGATTTTTGGCGTTCCGGGTCTCAAGGTACATTGTAAGACCTGTGTGATCGAACGGGAAGAAGAAGGAAAGCTGAAGCGCTACGGATTTATTAGTACCGGGAATTTTAACGAAAGTACTTCCCGGGTTTATACAGATTATACGCTCTTTACGGCCGATGCGGCTATTCTCAAGGAACTGAATAAATTATTCGATTTTTTCGAAACCAATTATAAGGTAAATAAATATAAACATCTTATAGTTTCTCCTCATTACACCAGGCATGCCATCTATAATTTAATTCAAAAGGAAATTGATAATTCCAGGAACGGTAAAGCCTGTGGTATCCGCTTAAAGTTGAATAGCCTAAGTGATTACGGTATCATTGACAAATTATATATGGCAAGCAAGGCAGGGGTTCCCATAAAATTGCTGGTTCGCGGAATATGCTGTCTTATTCCGGGAATAGAAGGCCTCAGCGAAAATATTGAAGCTATAAGTATAGTCGATAAATTTCTGGAACATCCGCGGGTATTTATTTTTGAAAATGCAGGAGATCAGAAAGTCTATATTTCTTCTGCAGATTTTATGACCCGCAACCTCGATCAAAGGGTAGAAGTTTCCTGTCCCATTTATGATGAAGATATTAAGAAGGAGCTTATAGAAACTTTTGAAATAAGCTGGAATGATAATGTTAAGGCCAGGTATCACCGCCCCGGAATGGAAAATCCGTACAGAAATACCGAAGGCACCAAAATTCGGTCACAAGTGGCTTTATATGATTATTATTTGAATAAAATTGATGTAAACTCATGA
- a CDS encoding tRNA-(ms[2]io[6]A)-hydroxylase, translated as MLGLKLPTDPRWANIAEKNLEEILVDHAYCEQKAASTAISLIVTYPEYPELVTAMTALAREEMGHFKMVHDKILERGLKMGWDRKDEYVLKLKDFFPKGGSRNTQLIHRLLIAGLIEARSCERFRLLSEKLEDKELAKFYRDLMVSEANHYTMFLKFARKYGDREEVDKKWEELLDFEAEVMKDLGKKESIHG; from the coding sequence ATGTTAGGACTAAAATTACCCACCGATCCGCGATGGGCTAATATTGCGGAAAAGAACCTTGAAGAAATTCTCGTGGATCATGCCTATTGTGAGCAAAAAGCGGCTTCCACAGCTATTTCCCTTATTGTTACCTATCCCGAATACCCTGAGCTGGTTACCGCTATGACTGCCCTTGCACGGGAAGAAATGGGCCATTTTAAGATGGTTCATGACAAAATTCTGGAGCGCGGATTAAAAATGGGCTGGGATCGAAAAGATGAATATGTCTTAAAATTGAAAGATTTTTTTCCAAAAGGAGGCAGCAGAAACACTCAACTCATTCACCGGCTGCTAATTGCGGGACTTATTGAAGCTCGCAGCTGTGAGCGATTCAGGTTGCTTTCAGAAAAACTGGAAGATAAAGAACTTGCTAAATTTTACCGGGATCTCATGGTTAGTGAAGCCAATCATTACACCATGTTCCTCAAATTTGCCAGAAAATATGGTGATCGCGAAGAAGTTGACAAAAAGTGGGAGGAATTACTGGATTTTGAAGCCGAAGTGATGAAAGATCTCGGAAAAAAAGAGAGCATCCACGGCTAA
- a CDS encoding SixA phosphatase family protein: MKRLVLVRHGKSSWEEEVNDKQRPLKSRAYDDAEKVLKTFQHFYKFSATCWSSPAKRALETAKTFKKALEIPDEDFKIVEELYTFDRDELLNVIQSCPDDIHKLMVFGHNPAITMLVNELGDKEIDNLSTTGLVVIDFDTDSWNSIEQGTTILTLLPKNLR, from the coding sequence ATGAAACGATTAGTTTTAGTAAGACATGGGAAATCTTCCTGGGAGGAAGAAGTTAATGATAAGCAAAGACCGTTGAAATCAAGGGCCTATGATGATGCCGAAAAGGTGCTAAAAACCTTCCAGCATTTTTATAAATTTTCTGCTACCTGCTGGAGTAGTCCGGCGAAACGGGCTTTGGAAACAGCAAAAACCTTTAAAAAAGCTCTTGAAATTCCCGATGAAGATTTTAAGATAGTGGAGGAGCTATACACTTTTGACCGGGATGAACTGCTTAATGTGATCCAGTCCTGCCCGGATGATATTCATAAATTAATGGTCTTCGGCCATAATCCGGCAATAACCATGCTTGTTAATGAGTTAGGAGATAAAGAAATAGACAACCTTAGTACTACAGGGCTGGTGGTGATAGATTTTGATACCGATTCCTGGAATTCTATAGAACAGGGCACCACCATACTAACTTTATTGCCTAAAAACCTTCGATAG